The window acaaattgtagtattatctataaaaaaaaataaatgtttactttttaaactttCCCCTCGCTCAACTTAGTACTTACAAGTGTattaccaccaaatcatagtacatcacatccggttgcatacgaaaaagggtcgaaaaaatatattcccttgaatttgacagttgtaggataTTAatactacatttcattgcagtaaaaaattCCTGGGTCATACGCATTTATTTGGAGCATTTCAACGTGTTCAAAGCACCATTGTTTTGGTATTTGGTgattctatagaatattttggaaccTTGATGTTACATAGTTACTAAAGCTTAAAAAAGAGGTGAAATGAGATTGGTAAACTTCAAGAgatgattattttcttatatgcaatgaaatgtagtgtgaaatttggTCTAGAGCACtgaacaggataaaactttactcatgccaagtattttttttatttgaaacaaagataaattctgcacatttctTTGAAAAATGCAATAGATGTATGATGACAATAATATGATGATTGTCTATGTAGgtgtttttgtttatcttttccaTCAACGTCTATCCACATTTCAACTTAATTCATAATCTAATTTGGGATAATTTATGGAATATTAGAAACATCTCCGATACATTGAAATCAAAGCTAAGACAATAAACAACCCttataaaattaacggtaccaattttcttgcaccagatgcgcatttcgacaatacatgtctcttcagtgatgctcgtggccaaaatatttgaaatccaaagcctatataaaagatgaagagctataatccaaaaggtccaaaaaatatagccaaatccgtgaaaggaatcagagctttgcatgagggagatacattcctttatttataatcatttttaatattttgtaacagcaaattttaataacacaaaaaatccgtatgttcatgccagtaccgaagtactggctactgggctggtgataccctcggggactaatagtccaccagcagaggcatcgaccaagtggtagtaataaaattaacggtacctaAATTATATAGCATCAAGAGATCCATAATTGTTTGATCCAATTTTATGTTAATAAACTCAACACCTTAAGAAAACCAACTACATTATTTTTTCGGTCTGAAAATTTCTTTTGCATATatgtagatatatattttaacgTGATGGAAATAAGTTATTTTGTCTACAATATTTCTGTCATACAGATCAATTgtccgtttcagaatctaaagcatcatgggtaatttcattgtccgtaccccaaagtgaaaaaaacgtcacgtcattggttgaatttccattgtttataaagttttaaattaatcaaaacGCTTttgtgtacgcttttgaaaatattacccaggatgcattagattctgaaacggccaattctttaaaaatatttttttgtagataaaagtaaaataacaaaaataccgaacttgaagtcaaaggaaaattcaaaacgaaaattccctaatcaaatggcaaaatgaaaagctcaaacacatcaaacgaattaatTTTAGCTGTCATATTAATGTCTTGGTATTTGCAATTATAGTTGTGGTTTTATTGagtttctagaaaaaaaaaacattttaaaccaaAATGAACGAAGCGGTTTTTATTTGTGTTATTAATTATGGCATAAATATATGAATACCTTGATTTCCACTGAAGTTACCAATAGCTAAATCATACTTTGAATCTTCATTTCCAACTGAAAACTGCTTGTATTTTGCAAAAACTGTAAATTTCCTCAAACCATCATGAACTAGATCGATCCGCAGTTCATATTGATCCCTGAAGGTCATTTGATGTAAACGTTCGTTACCTGCAATTGTTAAGAAGTCTGTTTATACACATCATTATAAAGAAAGGAGTTAAGATCAAACAACACCAAACTCCAGAAAGAAAAAAGCAAACttataaaagaagaaaagaaaaaagtaaaacctTTTTGCTTACTTCATCTTGTCTTAATATTGAAACATTCAACATAGAGCAAAACATGTAAAATCGCAAACTTCAAACTAAATTCATGGCATATAGTTGCTTTTTGTATTGTTGAAAGAATTTGTAAAACCAATTGCAAAATCAGATACCAATTAAGATACTACTCAAACGAACAAGTGAGTTCGCACTCACAACTTCAGTGTTGGAAGGTTTGTAATCAATATGTCCATGGGGACgttgtaaaagaggggcgacagataccagaaggatattcaaactcatcaatagaaaaaaactgacaatgtcatggttaaaaaggaaaaagacaatcagacaaacaatagtacagaaaacacaacatagaaaactaaagaataagcaacacgaaccccaccaaaaactggggttgatctcagtgctccagaaaggtaagcagatcctgctccacatgtggtaccatGTAAACAGTGCGGAGATGTCACATTATGTTCCTCATTCATGGTTAAGGACAAGCAATAACGTTATACTAAAGTCAAAACACATTTAGATATCGGTTCTTGTCAATTAAATCCTCGGCGATTGATGCATGAACAAAAGCATTATTTTAAGGAAATCATAAGGAATCAAATTGATATTTATACAAACCTAGCCAATGCTCTTTAGCGACATCTCCAAATCCATTTTTGTAATCGTCCCAAAGTTTATCTTCGAAACTGACGTTACCGTTAAAGCGCCTTTGGAAAACCTTGGAGAAGAAAGTCatatacagcccttggatggtgtaaacttcccaaaaaaacgtgtatggtgtaatggtgtatggcatatggtgtaatggtgtaaagtgtatggtgctatggtgtatggtgtaaggggaatggtgtaatagTGTAttaggaatggtgtgattgtgcaACGTGCGATCGGGAATTGTGTGAATGATTGGTGTACGACAGTTCATTAGTTGAGAacaaagttctttttattttaatttttcggattttgaaaataaaccattataataatcttaatatatgaaatttaattgcataatgggtaatttcggatcgtgcAGATAGGATTGGTAGTGGTGTATGGTgtatgtgtaaggtgtatggtgtaaacgtgtaacgtgtatggtgtaatggtacaaggtatATGGTGTAAAGGTGTATGgtctatggtgtatggtgtaatggtgtatggtgttaatGAGAGGTTTACACCATCAAAGGACTGTAAGTAAGTAACAATAAGCATTTGCAGTATGGTTGTCTGTTAGACATCTAtcaacaagaaaccaaatgatatAGATGTCAGCAACTAAAACATGATTTTTCCATTCATACGTGTGATATTCTTATATAGAAGTTACATCAATTGtaaaataacaattttgtcatttcctATATACCTGGCATGCAATCGCATGAACAGAGATGAAAATATCTTTTAAACACGACATTACAAATATACCAAATTCTACTGCGCATCGGGTATCCACAAATACAAATTCGGCTTTGGGAAGGCACAAATTATCAATTAGTTATAATAAGCTCAGTAACTGCGAATATTCTTATTTTAGGTGCTTTGTTTCTATTAGgcatatttacatttattataaaCCTGAACATTCAAATAAATCACGTGTTAAAAAGATATAACCAACCACCGACCCGACACTTagtaagataaattttattttttattttagtaacTATTTAGTGGGATAATTCAAAGTGTAGCAAATTCATCTCCTCAAATAATGAATGTCaataaaaatgtatgttaaatTGCTGTACAATTTCTATAGTTCAAATCTGAAGTTTTAAAAACAGCgatatcaaataaaacagtacAGATTATAAGTCTAAACAATACAAGTaataaatcagataaaaaaatTACAGATCTTGCGTCCATGCTTTGCTTGCAAGGATCTGCGCAATCTCCGTTATACTTTCTGTTAGGCAATCATCATGTCAGTCAATGAAATTTCAATCTTCAAAAGTTTTAAGGTGTCTTACATTGTGATAAAACCGGAGAATGCCGTAAGGTTCGCTACACAGAAAGTAAAATGAAGGGTTATTAAATCCCTGTTAGCAAAGCGCGGACCTGTTTTTCGATCAGATTGGGGGATATCCAAATTCAGGAAGTCTTATACAAACTAACCAGCCATCCGCCACCGTCCGTATTCATGTCACAGTATACATTGTAACCGGGTCCTCCCTCTGGATTTATCCTGTATACACCACTTGGTCCTCTTGTCACGTCCATGCAATCTTTAACAGTGTTTGCTGTAAATAGTATTgctaataaataaaggcaacagtaatatccCGCTGTTCCATAGTCATACAGCGATTAAGCGAAACAAATCAGAATCAATCCCCTGCTTTCATATTGTccttttgattttaaatgttaaCATAAGTTACACATTGCAGTCTGAAACAGTCATTTTGATCTGACCAGCCCTTACAAGACTGAACATCAAGTTCTTTTAAGTGTTAGAGTCACTTTCCTACTTATTCACTAAGGTGAATTTGATACTATTCAGACAATCTCTTGCAATCAATTTATATCGAATCTTTCAGTGTTCAGACTGTTCAGTAGTTGCTATCTACCTGTACAGATCAACAACATACTGAATTGTCTGAAAAGCTACTGAACAGTGCTGAATTTACCGCAGTCAATAAATCTGAAAATTTCTGCAATGACGTTATAGTTTTTTGTTAAGACTTTTCCGATGATAATACGATTGAATGAACACTCTAAACTGAAATTCGTTCataagttaaattataaatttttgatCTGACCAACCTTTAAAAAACAAAGCATTAAATCATCACTTTTCAGACTTATCCACTGACAGAGGTGAATTCAATACTGTGCAGAAAATATCTTGCAGTCAATTCATAGCAGAATCTTTCAGTGTTCAGGCTGTTCAGTAGTTGAACAGATCAACATCATAATAAATTTTCTGAAAAGCTACTGAACAGTGCTGAATGTACCGCAGTCAATAAATCTGAAATTTTACTGCAAACCTGAGCATgacgtattatttttttttgttcagacTTTTCAGATGATGTTACGATCAAAATGACCGCTTCTGACTGAAATTCATTTACAAGTTTAACCCACAAATGTTTTTAATCTAATTATAATTTAGTCATCAGCCAAGAAATCAGTAGCTCAAAATATTGTGTATTAGTATATACATGTTGATTTCCGAAAGTTTAatatatgcatatacatgtatactttagCCGAATGAATAAAATCCAAAAGCTTCATAAAATCTGCACTTTTATTCGAAGTGTGTATGCTTTTTTAACAATGGATTAGTAATGGTTGTGATTCAAACGCAACGTAAATCATTCATGCCCATTCCATTCAATGTTCTGTGTGTATATTTTATGTTAGATTATGAGAGGGAATGATTAAAATCTACACAACATATctatttttaattcaaatgtcatgtgtgtttattttataagatattaGAGTAGGGGATAACTCAAAAGCGTTATAAAATCTATACTTTTAATTCAAAGTAATATATGTACATCTAATAGAGATGATTCACACGCGATGTAAACTTAATTATAAGTAATCTATGTAAACGTCATAATAGATAAAGAGAATGAATGATTGAAAAGCCCGATTAAATATACACAAATTACCTTTAGTGCAACGTTATTTATGTTAGATTGATAATAGATAAATAATTCGGTTTTGCTTTatctgtatacatttttttatgaaatttttgcttattatgtatgtttgatttgtttacacattgctgtcaatataatggaatttcatgcgactgtaatacaagtgagatgttaagctagctataacacTAGGTgtagtccaccattttctactcgGTGAAAATGCCTattccaagtcagaaatatgacagttgttatcaattggttttatgtctttttgcttttgattttgccgttttaaAGGAACTTTCCAAATTTcatagttcaatatttttgtttttttacttttttcgaaGTGTTGTATGTATTTTATGGATAAGACATGTGGATGATTAGAAAGTTCATATTTTATGCAACGTTTACATTGTTGATgctataatatttatatatatatttgctaaTGTTATGGAACTACCATGCCTTGATAAAGTAAACggtatttgttattttgtaagGATTTTAGATCTGTATTAATTTGTGTTACAATAGTACATTTCAtgacttttcatatcaaaattattgaaaCATATTTATGAGGGTCTTGCATGTTATTGTTGAAATTCGCATTTAGTGTAGTTATGGTGGTATCgttaatgtaaataaactcatcatagataccaggactaaatttagtatatacgccagacgcgagttttgtctacaaaagactcatcagtgacgctcgaatcacaTAAGTGTACAATAGATTATTGCAGTCGGATTCTAAATAGCATTGTTTAAATACAGATGAAAACAGAATGTATACAATTTACATGATAAATTCGtgaacaaaattgttttattgtttaatgTCAGTGATCATGGTAAAACAAATTTATGTGACTGGCTTACATTTGACactttgttagtcttttttttttcttgtacatacatgtatatcctaTCAGATTTTCACTTTGAAAACAATTAAAGAATTATGGAATATGTTTTGTGCACCTTGAATAACATACTGAACATGCACCACTTACGTTTtcttaaagtttgaattttgttttccAGCTCATCAATTTTCTTCTTGTAGTCTTTGTCATTTGATATCAACGTATCAACCTTCTTccaaaatgtttcatttaatttgttttctagTTCATCTATTTTAGTATCGATGTAAGATTCAATGTTCGACATGTCTAGATCGACTACAAGCGGAGCTTTCATTTCATCAAGTACCGACACGGAAACCAGTGGATTACAAAATGCCGTACACAGaactaacataaaaacaaaaaatagtggACTGATTCTCCAAAAAGTCATGGTTGTCTAGGAATCTGAAGTATGGTTGTCGTCAACTTAATGAAAACAACTGACAATCGAAATTCGTGTTAATGTTGTATTTAAAATAGATCCCGTGTGATAATTCCCCTTGTTATTTGGGTTTGAAATCTCAGTAAATTACCATTCAACTACTTAAATagataatgatatataatgttcattttttatatataattggtCAAGTAATAAAAcagatttataatatataatttgaaataatttgatttcCACTGAATGTGTGACTGAACTTGATGAATCATCTTTATATTgctcagtttttatatttttatgctgCGCTTTGTATCACGTGTTATATAAACGATGTAGTTGGATCCTGCACGATTGAATTATTAAACATTAAGATGTTTATGGTTTCTGACGCAATCTCATTGTACATTTACTAGGAAATTTAGAGGTTTTAATAAAAACAAGATGTTTATGCGGTACCGATAAGTGTTCCCTCGATGTGTTAAGGATGAATATTATTGTGTGTCTGAAAGTACTTATTGGTACAATAGCAAAATAATATAATAGGCAAAGTCAAACAACTTATAGAATCAAAACGACAATAAGATATATTGAAAAAAGTAACACCACAAATATACTCCAAGgataattcaaaaaggaaagtccctaatcaaatggcaacatcaaaatttcaaacacatcaaacgaatggatataaactgtcatattcctgcgaTTGATACAcgaattttcttatgtagaaaatggtggattgaacctggttttatagctagccaaacctcttacttgtatgacagtcgcatcgaatGTCATTATATTTACAGCTTTCTATCAAATTTTGTAAGAGGAGTTGAGTCAAATATGCAAAGTCTTCttacaaaaatcaaaaaatcaaattcCGCTACAATATGATATAATACACAGAGTACTAACATTCCaacaaattcaatttcaataatCAAAAGTTTCTGTTTTAATTGCTACTGCTTTATGAAAAGTATGGTGTACATGTGATCGCTCATACAGTGTTATATCGGTTTTGGGAAATTTTTAGGAATTTAGGTCCTccgtgctcttcaacttcgaacattttctttttttgtttttttgtttttgtttttgtttttgtttttgttttttttttttttcgagcgtcactgatgagtctgctgtagacgaaacgcgcgtctgtcgtaaatacaaaatttaatcctggtatctatgatatgTTTACTTGTTGTAACACATATGGAGTGGTTATTATTAGTAGTACTGGTTTACGTATACGAATTAGTGTATTTTCTATGTGATGGTCTTTCAGTTATATGAGGTATTTCGGAAAACGGGAGATAGATTTTATAAAAATACAGTCAAAACATATCTAAACGAACCAAATTGAATTGTAAGGACACAACTTTGATAATTGGATTTTGTTTTTGGACTTGCAATGATTTGTTTTAGTTGTTGTACCTGACTTAATTGAATACATTCAAAATGTAAACACaatttctaatatcaaaatagttCGGGTATACTAGGTTTCATTGTATAATATACGTATTTATTTCATTGTCAAGATTAAACTAGGACATTTTACCCTTGTTTACATTTCAACATCAGATAAAACTGGTAACCAATACGGACATTTTCACACCAATAAGctgataaagaaaacaaaactaatcccggcGCGAAACTAAATTTCCAAAGATGAAACAAGGTGTCTTTGATAAAgtgattttatttgtattatttaacaACATTAAAGGTAGGTATTTGTTAAAGTTAGGTACTTGTTATTAAGCTATTTTTgtgtaagataaaaataaattgataaattgaaaATGTAAACAAGTGGTTAAGTGAACGAAAAAATACACATGTGTCCACTGTAATAATGCGCTACAAGGCTTTCCTAATCAGACTCTGGCTGGTTCATTTTTTGAAAGTTATGCATTACCTACTTGTCATTTTAATCCAAATAGCATAGAAAATGTAgtttatgcggtatgggctttgcttattgttgaagaccgtacggtgacctatagttgttaatgtctgtgtcattttggtcttatgtggatagttgtctcattggcaatcatacaacatcttcttttttgtacaCTGAATAACTGcatcaaattttttatgttatttcgaatagactgacAAGATAAAACAGTTATTTCTTAttgtttaattctaaattccattttaaatcgGCTTAGttcatgaaaaacgttgatgacgtcatggtcacaggacacaattgtgtctatgatatgataaacaaaacgacgtctgCCAATCATAAGACGCGTAAATTCAACATCAAATTATAAAGAAACGAACGTCTCAACTCCAACAGACAAAGTTAACTTTGAATGTAATTGGCCTGTTTAGGTAATTGTTGCTTACATGGCTTGTCAACAGATTTTAAACAtcattgactttcaaatatttgattacgagcatagtttaaacatatttatttatagtggattgggaaaccaGTTtcgcaacttatattaatccctttccactttgcgggtgcgagtgcatacatgtacagcatacatgatgaaataaaattgagacgAATAAAATGTATAACGTTttgttatccttttttttttttttaacttatgcGGTTTTATTCTAGaccaagcaaaaaa of the Mytilus galloprovincialis chromosome 8, xbMytGall1.hap1.1, whole genome shotgun sequence genome contains:
- the LOC143043572 gene encoding fibrinogen-like protein A, producing the protein MTFWRISPLFFVFMLVLCTAFCNPLVSVSVLDEMKAPLVVDLDMSNIESYIDTKIDELENKLNETFWKKVDTLISNDKDYKKKIDELENKIQTLRKPNTVKDCMDVTRGPSGVYRINPEGGPGYNVYCDMNTDGGGWLVFQRRFNGNVSFEDKLWDDYKNGFGDVAKEHWLGNERLHQMTFRDQYELRIDLVHDGLRKFTVFAKYKQFSVGNEDSKYDLAIGNFSGNQAPSIITENGLQDFFGKQTKFTTPDMNNIDGDLENCANGEPKRGGWWFLPKCETSYLNGQYIKGMRWSYIPFFKRHTFLMTESRMMIRRL